The Sporosarcina ureae genome includes a region encoding these proteins:
- a CDS encoding ABC transporter permease → MLNLLTAEKIKLCRSKKLFITLSILFLLPIIQVMNSHWAVQSGNELVQVIDTVINGATGVLMIKKNGLTILLVMSAFISFFIGEEFQNGTIRNALSLGRSRTHYYLSKLVIAALLSLVGVFIMTVIGMISFTVVFGFGDVAEITNYYSYALKSFGILYLLVLASVSIFVMISFLTKNSSFSLIWSFLYTIATGLLPGIFQKTEHFKQVTNWFSETFLFYSNFATPEDMALYPEMAIVSLITIVISSALGIVLFKRSDIK, encoded by the coding sequence ATGCTAAATCTATTAACGGCTGAAAAAATAAAATTGTGTCGAAGTAAAAAATTATTTATTACCCTAAGTATTTTATTCCTGCTTCCGATTATCCAAGTTATGAATAGTCATTGGGCTGTGCAAAGTGGGAATGAACTCGTCCAAGTGATTGATACAGTCATCAATGGAGCAACAGGTGTTTTGATGATCAAGAAAAATGGACTCACGATTTTACTCGTAATGAGCGCTTTTATTAGCTTTTTTATTGGTGAAGAATTCCAAAATGGAACGATTCGGAATGCGTTGTCTCTAGGCCGGAGCCGTACGCATTACTATTTATCAAAATTGGTGATTGCTGCACTACTTTCCCTTGTGGGTGTATTTATCATGACCGTGATTGGAATGATAAGCTTTACCGTAGTGTTCGGTTTTGGTGATGTTGCGGAAATCACAAATTATTACAGCTATGCGTTAAAATCTTTCGGGATATTGTATTTATTGGTTTTGGCAAGTGTGTCTATCTTTGTGATGATAAGCTTTCTAACGAAAAATAGCAGTTTCTCATTGATTTGGAGTTTTCTTTATACAATTGCAACCGGTTTACTTCCTGGTATTTTCCAGAAAACTGAACACTTCAAACAAGTTACAAATTGGTTCTCGGAGACATTCTTATTTTATTCGAACTTTGCAACACCTGAGGATATGGCTCTTTATCCTGAGATGGCAATAGTCAGTCTCATTACGATTGTGATATCATCAGCTTTAGGAATCGTTTTGTTCAAAAGATCAGATATAAAGTAG
- a CDS encoding response regulator transcription factor, which produces MAKVLIIEDDNAIHSLIKEALMLNGLNTLSAYSGTEGKLLFEQNQVDVVLLDLMLPGMNGEEFLQEIRLNSTVPVIVISAKNDQESKLELLTNGADDYITKPFDVKELLVRIDIQLRHAAKASFNEMDEICYEDICVNLDTREVTINGQTLHLTGREYAILLLFLENPKKVFSRANIYESVWNEPFYDSDSTINMHISNLRNKLNRGDTNYIKTIWGVGFKFN; this is translated from the coding sequence ATGGCGAAGGTTTTAATCATAGAAGATGATAATGCAATTCATTCACTTATCAAAGAAGCATTGATGCTAAATGGCCTCAACACCTTAAGCGCCTACTCGGGGACGGAAGGGAAGTTGCTTTTTGAACAGAACCAGGTGGATGTAGTCCTTTTGGATTTGATGCTTCCAGGGATGAATGGAGAGGAATTTCTTCAGGAAATCCGGCTGAATTCAACGGTTCCAGTAATCGTGATTTCCGCGAAAAATGACCAAGAGTCGAAATTGGAACTGTTGACGAATGGGGCGGATGATTACATTACGAAACCATTTGATGTAAAAGAGCTCCTTGTAAGGATCGACATCCAATTACGCCATGCGGCAAAGGCTTCATTCAATGAGATGGATGAAATTTGTTACGAAGATATCTGTGTGAATTTAGATACGCGTGAAGTGACCATAAATGGCCAAACTCTCCATTTAACTGGACGTGAATATGCAATCCTGCTTCTCTTCCTGGAGAATCCAAAAAAAGTATTCAGCCGTGCCAATATTTATGAAAGTGTTTGGAATGAACCATTTTATGATAGCGATAGTACCATTAATATGCATATCAGTAATTTGAGAAACAAACTGAACCGCGGTGACACAAACTATATAAAAACTATATGGGGCGTAGGCTTCAAATTTAATTAA
- a CDS encoding sensor histidine kinase: MWGWIVVFLALMLLFYIYFLKRELRKLKRDIKEIPTCAGFGSRLSLDFRDQALMDIVDELNEMIDVYEEKNRNAKKMEESVKLSIAGLSHDLRTPLTSVKGYVQLLNDNTDETKRIHYLKIIENSINRLAEMTDHFYDVARIETDQLEMKLSPIPLSNVVEEIFLSFYEQFEEKQIELHFPEQGQDQQIIADKFMLMRIIQNIAQNILRYAQSQAVISYWDDGNYLVFSIENDIKPKSKVAVEKVFMRFYTEDTSRTNTEASGLGLYLSKQLVEKMNGKIYAELSGEWFILEIRFPVIKN; the protein is encoded by the coding sequence ATGTGGGGATGGATAGTGGTTTTCCTGGCATTGATGCTTCTTTTTTATATTTATTTCTTAAAGCGGGAATTGCGGAAACTAAAACGCGATATTAAAGAGATTCCGACATGTGCTGGCTTTGGGAGCAGGCTATCCCTGGATTTTCGTGATCAAGCATTAATGGATATCGTCGATGAATTAAATGAAATGATTGATGTCTATGAAGAGAAAAATCGTAATGCAAAAAAAATGGAAGAGAGTGTTAAGCTGTCCATCGCTGGTCTTTCCCATGATTTACGGACACCGTTGACGTCAGTTAAGGGGTATGTTCAACTTCTAAATGATAATACAGACGAAACAAAGCGGATACACTATTTAAAGATCATCGAAAACTCCATCAATCGTCTCGCGGAAATGACCGACCACTTTTACGACGTGGCACGCATTGAAACGGATCAACTGGAAATGAAGTTATCTCCTATTCCTCTCTCCAATGTAGTCGAAGAAATCTTTTTGTCGTTTTATGAGCAATTTGAAGAGAAACAAATCGAACTTCATTTTCCCGAACAGGGACAGGACCAGCAAATTATCGCCGACAAGTTCATGTTGATGCGGATCATCCAAAACATCGCCCAAAACATACTTCGTTATGCCCAAAGTCAAGCGGTTATCAGCTACTGGGACGATGGGAACTATTTAGTTTTCAGTATTGAAAATGACATTAAGCCAAAAAGTAAGGTTGCGGTGGAGAAGGTATTTATGCGTTTTTATACAGAAGACACAAGCAGAACGAACACCGAAGCAAGTGGATTAGGCTTATACTTGTCCAAACAGCTAGTTGAAAAAATGAATGGCAAAATTTATGCGGAATTGAGCGGAGAATGGTTCATTCTTGAAATTCGGTTTCCCGTTATTAAAAATTGA